A stretch of Paenibacillus peoriae DNA encodes these proteins:
- a CDS encoding TetR/AcrR family transcriptional regulator gives MSERGELSEVVAEKPAQALGRKRDHTRDDKILEATIDILADTSFDGMTMDMVAARAKAGKATVYRRWSSKAELVRDALAWMNRNHLELESLPDTGTLREDLLVLLKPQSIAEEERKFRVLAGLGSFLQHPEFAEAGTAGIFEPWVVVNRELMNRAVVRGEIPAHADIEMACQVITSMASFRGLIQRKPFDKPFFTALIDGILLPALKNPQTAPNIMDR, from the coding sequence ATGTCTGAGAGGGGCGAATTATCTGAGGTCGTGGCAGAAAAGCCTGCGCAAGCATTGGGCCGCAAGCGAGATCACACGCGGGATGATAAAATCCTTGAGGCGACAATCGACATCCTCGCCGATACGAGTTTCGATGGTATGACAATGGACATGGTCGCGGCTCGAGCAAAGGCTGGGAAGGCGACGGTTTACCGCCGCTGGTCTTCCAAGGCGGAGTTAGTCCGAGACGCCTTGGCCTGGATGAATCGAAATCATCTTGAGCTCGAAAGCTTGCCTGATACAGGAACCTTGCGCGAAGATCTCCTCGTACTTTTGAAGCCGCAATCGATCGCGGAAGAAGAACGCAAATTTCGAGTCCTAGCGGGCCTAGGCTCCTTTTTGCAGCATCCGGAGTTTGCCGAAGCAGGAACAGCCGGGATTTTCGAGCCATGGGTTGTTGTGAACCGCGAGCTTATGAACCGAGCCGTCGTCCGCGGTGAAATTCCCGCTCACGCAGACATTGAGATGGCTTGCCAGGTCATTACTTCAATGGCTTCTTTTCGCGGACTCATCCAGCGCAAACCGTTCGACAAGCCTTTCTTCACAGCGCTAATCGATGGCATTCTGCTGCCTGCACTCAAAAACCCGCAAACAGCTCCAAATATCATGGACCGATGA
- a CDS encoding IS110 family transposase: MNPVIGLDISKEESHGQAFLERGKPYKGTFHFAHTRDGLEELLQAIQEVEHASRLRPLLILEATGHYQCPVVQFLEEHRYLYIVINPLISNRLRKSNLRKVKTDAADAYLLGELFYKEEFEPFKKRGVQLLNLRYLTRQYESLSKMCVQTKLQFQAVLDQVFPAYKGVFGAMYSGVSLRFLSEFPTSYSVLQTDEETLKAKIKDMLSTKRGRSKDWINERVKRLLDAAKQNPFEQTLYASHLINLKVLITLILQYQEHLAELEQNINALAEEIEEYDLIQSIPGIGHKIAATILSEVGEIDRFDHPKKLVAFAGIDPSVFASGKFTATRNRITKRGSRQLRYALVMAVQCGLIRSRNMRIKEFYDRKRAEGKPHKVALVACANKLVHWIHAILKSKKAFRQA; this comes from the coding sequence ATGAATCCAGTTATCGGTCTAGATATTTCTAAAGAAGAAAGTCATGGACAAGCCTTTTTAGAGCGTGGAAAACCGTACAAGGGAACTTTCCATTTCGCACATACTCGAGATGGACTGGAGGAACTGCTTCAAGCAATTCAAGAAGTCGAACATGCGTCCAGACTGCGTCCTTTGCTTATTCTAGAAGCAACTGGGCATTACCAATGTCCCGTTGTTCAGTTCCTAGAAGAGCATCGCTATCTATATATTGTCATTAATCCGCTCATCTCAAATCGGCTTAGGAAGTCCAATCTTCGTAAAGTGAAAACGGATGCTGCTGATGCTTATCTTTTGGGAGAGTTGTTCTACAAAGAAGAGTTTGAACCTTTTAAGAAAAGAGGTGTGCAACTGCTCAATCTTCGCTATCTAACGAGACAATATGAGTCTCTTTCAAAGATGTGTGTGCAGACTAAATTGCAATTCCAAGCTGTTCTGGATCAGGTTTTCCCAGCATACAAGGGTGTCTTCGGAGCTATGTATTCAGGCGTTTCACTACGATTTTTAAGTGAATTTCCAACCTCATATTCGGTTTTGCAAACGGACGAAGAAACACTTAAAGCTAAAATCAAAGACATGCTTTCAACGAAACGAGGCCGTTCAAAGGACTGGATTAACGAGCGAGTAAAGCGGCTGCTTGATGCGGCAAAACAAAATCCCTTCGAGCAAACCTTGTACGCTAGCCACTTAATAAATTTAAAAGTTCTTATTACTCTCATTCTTCAGTACCAGGAGCATCTTGCTGAGTTGGAACAGAACATAAATGCCCTGGCTGAAGAAATCGAAGAGTATGATTTAATCCAGTCGATTCCCGGTATTGGCCATAAAATTGCGGCAACAATTTTATCGGAAGTTGGAGAAATCGACCGATTTGATCATCCAAAGAAACTAGTAGCCTTTGCTGGTATTGATCCCAGTGTTTTTGCTTCAGGTAAGTTCACCGCAACTCGAAATCGAATTACCAAACGTGGTTCTCGGCAGCTTCGTTATGCGCTGGTTATGGCTGTCCAGTGCGGACTTATCCGTTCTCGCAATATGCGGATCAAAGAGTTTTATGACCGCAAGAGAGCCGAAGGAAAACCGCATAAAGTAGCTCTGGTTGCATGTGCAAATAAGCTTGTTCATTGGATTCACGCCATCTTAAAAAGTAAAAAGGCATTTCGTCAGGCTTAA
- a CDS encoding aldo/keto reductase codes for MQKVTLNNGIEMPILGFGVYQIQDANECEQSVYDAIMAGYRLIDTAASYLNEEAVGRAIKRSGVAREELFITTKLWVQDTGYERTKKAFEKSLERLQLDYLDLYLIHQPYGDVFGSWRAMEELYRDGKVRAIGVSNFHEDRLIDLIIHNEVVPAVNQVETHPFNQQIENAKFMKENNVQIESWAPFAEGKNNLFQHEILVSIAEKYNKSVAQVVLRWLAQREVVVIPKSVRKERIIKNFDIFDFELSQEDMESITTLDTKQSLFFSHRDPDMVKWISTRKLDI; via the coding sequence ATGCAAAAAGTAACTTTGAACAATGGGATTGAGATGCCTATACTCGGTTTTGGTGTTTATCAGATCCAAGATGCAAATGAATGTGAACAAAGCGTTTATGACGCTATTATGGCAGGCTATCGGCTGATTGATACCGCTGCCTCTTATCTAAATGAAGAAGCAGTTGGCAGAGCGATCAAACGTAGTGGCGTGGCAAGAGAGGAGTTATTTATCACTACGAAACTTTGGGTTCAGGATACTGGTTATGAGCGTACAAAAAAGGCATTTGAAAAATCATTGGAAAGATTGCAGTTGGATTATTTGGATTTGTATTTAATTCACCAGCCATATGGAGATGTGTTTGGTTCTTGGCGCGCTATGGAGGAATTGTATCGTGATGGAAAGGTCCGTGCAATCGGCGTTAGTAACTTCCATGAGGATCGCCTGATCGATTTGATTATTCATAATGAAGTAGTTCCTGCCGTAAATCAGGTTGAAACTCACCCATTCAACCAGCAAATTGAAAATGCAAAATTTATGAAAGAGAATAATGTTCAGATCGAATCCTGGGCGCCTTTTGCTGAAGGGAAAAACAACTTGTTCCAGCATGAAATATTGGTATCCATAGCTGAAAAATATAATAAATCCGTTGCTCAGGTGGTTTTACGCTGGTTGGCACAAAGAGAAGTTGTTGTGATTCCAAAGTCTGTTCGTAAAGAGAGAATTATCAAAAACTTCGATATCTTTGACTTTGAGTTAAGCCAGGAGGATATGGAGTCGATTACTACGTTAGATACGAAACAGAGCCTGTTCTTTTCACATCGCGATCCTGACATGGTGAAATGGATCAGTACCCGTAAACTCGATATCTAA
- a CDS encoding MATE family efflux transporter encodes MDAENLHYFEKAPVAKAVAHFAIPMMLGTSMSVIYSILNAYFLGTLHNTAMLTALALTLPLFAIIMALGNLIGMGSGTFISRLLGEKKYDEVKHVSSFAFYSSLVLGLIVMAVGLPLINPIVHGLGATSDSFGFTKDYVTIMLIGSPFVVLFFTLENIVRSEGAAITSMIGMILSVVINIILDALVIFVLHWDVIGVASATVISNLVASAFYAFHMGYKSQFLTVSVKWFKATKDILSNVFKIGVPVFIMSIFLGAMSLIFNHFLVEYGDQAVAAYGISSRLLQFPEFILMGLCEGVVPLIAFSFTANKLRMKNTIGFTIKVIVALAVVFGIIVYLISDHLIGLFTNDSQLIGMGSYILHVTFLSLFITGMTTLFTGIFQASAQGTAAFIMSIIQGITLIPVLFIANQMNGFHGVVWSLVIADAVAFLVGAIMLYVLRTKLQPELDKLVQ; translated from the coding sequence ATGGATGCAGAAAACCTCCATTACTTTGAAAAAGCACCGGTCGCAAAAGCCGTAGCTCACTTCGCTATACCAATGATGCTAGGCACGTCAATGAGTGTCATTTATTCCATCTTGAATGCCTATTTCCTTGGTACACTTCACAATACTGCCATGTTAACCGCACTCGCACTGACCCTGCCGTTATTCGCAATCATTATGGCGCTAGGCAATTTGATTGGCATGGGTAGCGGTACATTCATCTCCCGTTTGCTAGGAGAGAAAAAATATGATGAGGTAAAGCATGTGTCTTCATTTGCCTTTTACAGCAGTTTAGTTCTCGGTCTTATCGTGATGGCCGTGGGTCTCCCGTTGATCAATCCAATCGTTCATGGCCTGGGAGCAACGTCTGACTCCTTCGGATTCACGAAGGACTATGTCACGATTATGCTTATTGGCTCACCATTCGTCGTATTATTCTTCACACTGGAGAATATCGTGCGTTCGGAGGGCGCAGCAATCACGTCGATGATCGGTATGATTCTCAGTGTTGTTATAAATATTATTCTCGACGCGTTAGTCATCTTCGTGCTCCATTGGGATGTGATCGGCGTTGCGTCTGCTACGGTCATTTCTAACTTGGTTGCGAGTGCATTCTACGCCTTCCATATGGGATATAAGAGCCAATTCTTAACCGTCTCCGTAAAATGGTTCAAGGCTACCAAGGACATTCTGAGCAATGTATTCAAAATCGGAGTTCCTGTCTTTATTATGAGTATCTTTTTGGGTGCAATGTCGCTCATCTTTAACCATTTTCTTGTCGAATACGGGGATCAGGCAGTAGCGGCTTACGGAATTTCATCACGTTTATTGCAATTTCCTGAGTTTATTCTGATGGGCTTATGCGAGGGAGTCGTGCCGTTGATTGCCTTCTCATTCACAGCGAATAAATTACGCATGAAGAATACCATTGGATTTACGATCAAAGTGATTGTGGCGTTAGCAGTCGTATTTGGCATCATCGTCTATTTGATTTCCGACCACTTAATTGGTTTATTTACAAATGACTCGCAATTAATTGGAATGGGCAGCTACATTCTACATGTGACATTCCTATCCTTGTTCATTACAGGAATGACCACATTGTTTACCGGGATCTTCCAAGCATCAGCACAAGGAACTGCCGCGTTTATTATGTCAATTATTCAAGGAATTACTCTGATTCCTGTGTTGTTTATCGCCAATCAAATGAACGGCTTCCACGGGGTGGTCTGGTCGCTTGTCATTGCGGATGCGGTCGCATTCCTTGTTGGTGCCATCATGTTGTATGTTTTGCGGACCAAATTGCAGCCAGAATTGGATAAGTTAGTACAGTAG
- a CDS encoding VOC family protein: MSQDIWINLPVKDVERSTAFFNEIGFHAVSVGNERSKLAIGQTTILLFPDAAFEQFTGSKTADTSNTAEVIFSIGAESREEVDAFIQKVEFAGGNIFGKPSEIDGWMYGAGFADLDGHRWNLLYMDESKMPKR; this comes from the coding sequence ATGTCACAGGATATCTGGATTAACCTGCCGGTCAAAGATGTTGAGAGGTCAACTGCCTTTTTCAATGAGATTGGATTCCATGCGGTGAGCGTTGGTAACGAGAGATCCAAGCTTGCCATAGGCCAAACAACGATTCTGCTGTTCCCGGATGCGGCGTTTGAGCAATTCACAGGTTCAAAAACCGCAGATACTTCCAATACCGCAGAAGTAATATTTTCCATTGGCGCTGAAAGCAGAGAAGAAGTAGATGCCTTTATTCAAAAAGTAGAGTTTGCCGGAGGAAACATCTTTGGCAAGCCGAGTGAAATTGACGGCTGGATGTACGGCGCAGGATTTGCCGACCTGGATGGTCACCGCTGGAACCTGCTGTACATGGATGAGAGCAAAATGCCGAAACGCTAA
- a CDS encoding TetR/AcrR family transcriptional regulator produces MKKQQPQISEDKILETSWELLGEEGIEKLSMRRLADRLGIQAPSLYWYFKSKQHLYQRLANQVSKMILEEFHSEGEWKEQLTGLAVTVRNVLSRYPCSTQLMMMILPHEPDIIRFTNRMLLCVESTPLEQEQKMQVVTTLVNYVFYFVLDDYQHERNVSAIFKDQKAHPGEEMIRLLDSMSETDVGLFRRMFTNGLFNLMGTDGAFEFGLKLILLGIEQVIKEQEKEK; encoded by the coding sequence ATGAAAAAGCAGCAACCTCAGATTTCGGAGGATAAGATTTTGGAAACCTCGTGGGAGCTTCTTGGAGAGGAGGGCATCGAGAAATTAAGCATGAGACGATTGGCCGACAGGTTAGGGATTCAGGCTCCCTCTCTGTACTGGTACTTCAAGAGCAAACAGCATCTCTACCAGCGTCTGGCCAACCAGGTATCGAAAATGATTCTGGAAGAGTTCCACTCCGAGGGGGAATGGAAGGAGCAGCTGACGGGGCTTGCGGTAACGGTACGGAACGTGCTCAGCCGATATCCCTGCTCCACGCAGCTCATGATGATGATTCTGCCCCACGAACCGGACATCATCCGGTTCACCAACCGTATGCTGCTCTGCGTGGAATCGACGCCGCTTGAGCAAGAGCAGAAAATGCAAGTGGTTACTACGCTTGTGAACTATGTCTTCTATTTCGTTCTAGACGATTATCAGCATGAGCGCAATGTCTCCGCTATCTTTAAGGACCAGAAAGCGCATCCGGGTGAGGAGATGATTCGCCTTCTGGACTCCATGAGCGAGACGGATGTGGGACTGTTTCGGAGGATGTTCACGAACGGGCTGTTCAATCTGATGGGAACCGACGGGGCGTTTGAGTTCGGCTTGAAGCTGATTCTGTTGGGGATTGAGCAGGTGATAAAGGAGCAGGAGAAGGAGAAGTAG
- a CDS encoding SDR family oxidoreductase yields MRVFVTGATGYIGSAVVRELMDAGHQVVGLVRSDNSAAKLKEAGAEVHRGDIDDLDSLRSGAAAADGIIHLAFNHDFSNFARALTADLHAVEAMGAALKGSGNPFVITTHANGVAAENVALLLAERGVRTSIVELCPSVHGEGDTGFVPRLINIAKTKGFSAYVEGGTNRWPAVHRLDAAHLYRLALEKAPAGSRLNGVADEGVPFRDIASVIGKHLNVPVVSISREEADTHFGFLSTLAALDIPRSSVATQELLGWRPVQPALIHDLEQSHYFNN; encoded by the coding sequence ATGCGTGTTTTCGTAACAGGAGCAACAGGTTACATCGGTTCCGCTGTCGTCCGCGAACTCATGGATGCGGGTCATCAGGTCGTCGGTCTTGTGCGCTCAGACAATAGCGCTGCGAAACTAAAAGAGGCCGGGGCCGAAGTACACCGCGGTGACATCGACGATCTCGACAGCCTTCGTAGTGGTGCTGCTGCTGCGGATGGCATTATTCATCTGGCATTTAATCACGACTTCTCGAACTTCGCCAGGGCACTCACAGCAGATCTGCACGCCGTTGAGGCGATGGGGGCGGCGCTGAAAGGGTCTGGTAATCCATTCGTGATCACCACGCACGCCAATGGAGTGGCAGCAGAAAACGTAGCGTTATTGCTGGCTGAGCGCGGAGTGCGGACATCAATCGTAGAGCTTTGTCCTTCGGTACACGGTGAGGGTGACACAGGATTTGTGCCGAGACTGATCAACATTGCCAAAACGAAGGGCTTCTCAGCCTATGTGGAAGGGGGGACCAACCGCTGGCCAGCTGTGCACCGCCTTGACGCCGCACATCTATACCGCCTTGCGTTAGAAAAGGCACCCGCCGGTTCACGACTAAATGGGGTCGCAGATGAAGGTGTGCCATTTCGCGACATCGCAAGTGTTATCGGTAAACACCTGAACGTGCCTGTAGTCAGCATTTCACGTGAAGAAGCAGACACCCACTTCGGCTTCCTCAGCACACTTGCAGCGCTCGATATCCCGAGATCAAGCGTTGCAACTCAGGAACTTCTGGGATGGCGGCCTGTGCAACCTGCACTGATCCACGACCTCGAACAGTCTCACTACTTCAACAACTGA
- a CDS encoding SDR family oxidoreductase has protein sequence MQDKPVALITGANKGIGLQIAKDLAEHGFTVLVGSRSLENGETASKSIGSDAHALQLDVTDQDSIVAAAERIRNEFGHLDVLVNNAAISHAGKPGDPFPSSGATSGLLTVASLEDIRSVYETNVFGVIAVTQAMLPLLREAPAARIVNMGSTGGSLSWNSIPENSHRAMFGAYSASKSAVHAVTLAFAFALESTNIKVNAACPGFTSTSLNNFAGTRSVEQGAREAVRLAMIGTDGPTGTFSDEDGPIAW, from the coding sequence ATGCAGGACAAACCCGTTGCCTTGATCACTGGCGCCAATAAAGGAATAGGTTTACAAATTGCGAAGGATCTAGCGGAACACGGCTTCACCGTGCTCGTCGGATCACGCAGCCTCGAAAATGGAGAAACTGCTTCCAAAAGCATCGGTTCGGATGCGCACGCTCTCCAGCTCGACGTTACCGATCAGGACTCCATTGTTGCTGCAGCAGAGCGTATTCGGAACGAATTTGGTCATCTCGATGTACTTGTGAACAATGCGGCCATATCACACGCAGGTAAACCGGGCGATCCGTTTCCGAGCAGTGGCGCGACGAGCGGTCTTTTGACCGTTGCTTCGCTCGAAGACATTCGTTCGGTTTATGAAACTAATGTTTTTGGTGTCATTGCTGTCACCCAGGCCATGTTACCACTTTTACGTGAGGCTCCGGCAGCACGCATCGTCAACATGGGCAGCACCGGCGGCTCTCTTAGCTGGAACTCCATTCCAGAAAACTCACATCGTGCGATGTTTGGGGCCTATTCGGCGTCAAAATCGGCTGTTCATGCGGTGACACTTGCCTTTGCCTTTGCGCTTGAATCGACAAACATCAAGGTCAATGCGGCATGTCCAGGTTTTACATCGACTTCGCTCAATAATTTTGCTGGCACTCGTAGTGTTGAACAAGGGGCGCGTGAAGCGGTCCGGCTTGCAATGATTGGTACGGACGGTCCAACAGGAACGTTCTCAGATGAGGATGGACCCATCGCGTGGTAA